A single Ammospiza caudacuta isolate bAmmCau1 chromosome 6, bAmmCau1.pri, whole genome shotgun sequence DNA region contains:
- the GPR132 gene encoding probable G-protein coupled receptor 132 — MQWPVEEDSSLDGAESVEKEISAGERIMERCLNENCNSTCPEIPYQESQTLLVAVYSIVFAIGLPANCLTSLLTFVQIKRNIVVAIYIFSLSLCDLMYLCTLPVWIIYVQNGHKWTMGDTACRITGFIFFCSIYISILLLCCISVDRYMALVHSLESRGRRQQKNAIIIVGFLFTVVAGIHTPVFFMENGQNCTEVKTCFETLPLNLLLAYFSCARFLFGFFIPLLILIFTNCKIFKATKRSSSLTCREKAKVKHVAIAIITIFVICFAPYHLVLIVRAIYFMFHQDCPCPFENKIYSTFTVFLCLATANSIADPIIYVLVSENVRKDCYRSLRRLRWNSSKPNSSTDRNTDNIKLETLKESEEEGQSKENSKK, encoded by the exons ATGCAGTGGCCAGTGGAAGAAGACTCTTCCCTGGACGGGGCTGAGAGCGTGGAGAAG GAAATATCAGCTGGAGAAAGAATAATGGAACGCTGTCTAAATGAAAATTGTAACTCCACTTGCCCAGAAATTCCTTATCAAGAGAGTCAGACACTTCTGGTTGCTGTTTACAGCATTGTTTTTGCAATAGGCCTTCCAGCAAATTGCTTAACTTCTCTGCTGACATTTGTACAAATCAAAAGGAATATAGTAGTTGCCATCTACATTTTCAGTTTATCATTGTGTGACCTGATGTATTTATGTACCTTACCTGTCTGGATTATCTATGTGCAAAATGGGCACAAGTGGACCATGGGTGACACTGCTTGCAGGATAACAGGATTCATCTTTTTCTGCAGTATCTACATCAGCATTCTGCTTTTGTGCTGCATCTCTGTGGATCGTTACATGGCACTGGTGCATTCTCTGGAATCAAGGGGAAGAAGACAACAGAAAAATGCCATCATAATAGTCGGTTTTCTCTTTACTGTGGTTGCAGGAATCCACACGCCAGtattttttatggaaaatgGGCAAAACTGTACAGAGGTGAAAACCTGCTTTGAGACATTGCCCCTTAACTTATTATTGGCTTATTTCAGCTGTGCTAGATTCCTGTTTGGATTTTTCATACCCCTCCTGATCCTGATTTTTACAAACTGCAAAATTTTCAAAGCTacaaaaagaagcagcagcttgACTTGTCGTGAGAAAGCCAAAGTGAAGCATGTTGCTATTGCCATTATTACTATTTTCGTGATCTGCTTTGCTCCATATCATCTGGTTCTCATAGTAAGAGCCATATACTTTATGTTTCATCAGGACTGCCCATGTCCATTTGAAAATAAGATATATTCAACTTTTACAGTGTTTCTGTGCTTAGCCACTGCAAACAGCATTGCTGATCCAATCATCTACGTTCTGGTCAGTGAAAATGTCAGAAAAGACTGCTATAGGAGCCTGAGAAGATTGAGATGGAACTCATCCAAGCCAAATTCATCCACCGATCGCAATACTGACAACATAAAGTTGGAAACGCTAAAAGAATCAGAGGAAGAGGGCCAAAGTAAAGAAAACTCAAAGAAATAA